In Paralichthys olivaceus isolate ysfri-2021 chromosome 13, ASM2471397v2, whole genome shotgun sequence, the following are encoded in one genomic region:
- the psmc4 gene encoding 26S proteasome regulatory subunit 6B isoform X1, which produces MEDLVAVEKSPEDMPATLSSRPQTGLSFLAPEPEDLEDLYSRYKKLQQELEFLEVQEEYIKDEQKNLKKEFLHAQEEVKRIQSIPLVIGQFLEAVDQNTAIVGSTTGSNYYVRILSTIDRELLKPNASVALHKHSNALVDVLPPEADSSIMMLTSDQKPDVMYADIGGMDIQKQEVREAVELPLTHFELYKQIGIDPPRGVLMYGPPGCGKTMLAKAVAHHTTAAFIRVVGSEFVQKYLGEGPRMVRDVFRLAKENAPAIIFIDEIDAIATKRFDAQTGADREVQRILLELLNQMDGFDQNVNVKVIMATNRADTLDPALLRPGRLDRKIEFPLPDRRQKRLIFSTITSKMNLSEEVDLEDYVARPDKISGADINSICQEAGMLAVRENRYIVLAKDFEKAYKTVIKKDEQEHEFYK; this is translated from the exons ATGGAGGATCTTGTAGCTGTAGAGAAGAGCCCG GAAGACATGCCGGCCACACTGAGCTCCAGACCCCAGACAGGTCTGTCCTTCCTGGCACCAGAACCAGAGGATCTCGAGGACCTGTACAGCAGATATAAG aagctgcagcaggagctggagttcctggaggtgcaggaggagtATATTAAGGATGAACAGAAAAACTTGAAGAAAGAGTTTCTCCACGctcaggaggaggtgaagaggataCAGAGCATCCCACTAGTCATTGGCCAGTTCCTGGAAGCTGTTGACCAGAATACAGCTATTGTTGGCTCCACTACAG GGTCCAACTACTATGTGCGCATCCTGAGCACCATCGACAGAGAGCTGCTGAAGCCCAACGCCTCAGTGGccttgcacaaacacagcaacgCCCTGGTAGATGTGCTCCCTCCTGAAGCTGACAGTAGCATCATGATGCTGACATCAG ACCAAAAGCCAGATGTGATGTATGCTGACATTGGTGGTATGGATATCCAGAAGCAGGAAGTTAGAGAGGCAGTGGAGCTGCCACTTACTCACTTTGAACTCTACAAACAG ATTGGTATTGACCCACCCAGGGGTGTCCTTATGTACGGACCTCCAGGTTGTGGTAAGACCATGTTGGCCAAGGCTGTGGCACACCACACTACAG cTGCGTTCATCCGTGTGGTGGGCTCTGAGTTTGTTCAGAAGTATTTGGGTGAAGGCCCTCGTATGGTGCGTGATGTCTTCAGGCTGGCCAAGGAAAATGCTCCTGCCATCATTTTCATTGATGAGATTGATGCTATTGCCACTAAGCGTTTTGATGCACAGACTGGAG CTGACAGGGAGGTGCAGAGAATCTTGCTTGAGCTGCTTAATCAAATGGACGGCTTCGACCAGAACGTCAACGTCAAG GTGATCATGGCCACCAACAGAGCAGACACACTGGACCCAGCCCTGCTACGCCCTGGTCGTCTGGACAGAAAGATTGAGTTCCCCCTCCCCGACCGCAGGCAGAAACGTCTCATTTTCTCCACCATCACCAGTAAAATGAACCTCTCCGAGGAGGTTGACCTGGAGGACT ATGTGGCCAGACCAGACAAGATCTCTGGGGCTGATATCAACTCCATCTGCCAGGAG GCTGGCATGTTGGCAGTGCGTGAGAACAGGTATATCGTCCTGGCCAAAGACTTCGAAAAAGCTTACAAGACCGTGATCAAAAAGGATGAGCAGGAGCACGAGTTCTACAAGTAG
- the psmc4 gene encoding 26S proteasome regulatory subunit 6B isoform X3: MPATLSSRPQTGLSFLAPEPEDLEDLYSRYKKLQQELEFLEVQEEYIKDEQKNLKKEFLHAQEEVKRIQSIPLVIGQFLEAVDQNTAIVGSTTGSNYYVRILSTIDRELLKPNASVALHKHSNALVDVLPPEADSSIMMLTSDQKPDVMYADIGGMDIQKQEVREAVELPLTHFELYKQIGIDPPRGVLMYGPPGCGKTMLAKAVAHHTTAAFIRVVGSEFVQKYLGEGPRMVRDVFRLAKENAPAIIFIDEIDAIATKRFDAQTGADREVQRILLELLNQMDGFDQNVNVKVIMATNRADTLDPALLRPGRLDRKIEFPLPDRRQKRLIFSTITSKMNLSEEVDLEDYVARPDKISGADINSICQEAGMLAVRENRYIVLAKDFEKAYKTVIKKDEQEHEFYK; the protein is encoded by the exons ATGCCGGCCACACTGAGCTCCAGACCCCAGACAGGTCTGTCCTTCCTGGCACCAGAACCAGAGGATCTCGAGGACCTGTACAGCAGATATAAG aagctgcagcaggagctggagttcctggaggtgcaggaggagtATATTAAGGATGAACAGAAAAACTTGAAGAAAGAGTTTCTCCACGctcaggaggaggtgaagaggataCAGAGCATCCCACTAGTCATTGGCCAGTTCCTGGAAGCTGTTGACCAGAATACAGCTATTGTTGGCTCCACTACAG GGTCCAACTACTATGTGCGCATCCTGAGCACCATCGACAGAGAGCTGCTGAAGCCCAACGCCTCAGTGGccttgcacaaacacagcaacgCCCTGGTAGATGTGCTCCCTCCTGAAGCTGACAGTAGCATCATGATGCTGACATCAG ACCAAAAGCCAGATGTGATGTATGCTGACATTGGTGGTATGGATATCCAGAAGCAGGAAGTTAGAGAGGCAGTGGAGCTGCCACTTACTCACTTTGAACTCTACAAACAG ATTGGTATTGACCCACCCAGGGGTGTCCTTATGTACGGACCTCCAGGTTGTGGTAAGACCATGTTGGCCAAGGCTGTGGCACACCACACTACAG cTGCGTTCATCCGTGTGGTGGGCTCTGAGTTTGTTCAGAAGTATTTGGGTGAAGGCCCTCGTATGGTGCGTGATGTCTTCAGGCTGGCCAAGGAAAATGCTCCTGCCATCATTTTCATTGATGAGATTGATGCTATTGCCACTAAGCGTTTTGATGCACAGACTGGAG CTGACAGGGAGGTGCAGAGAATCTTGCTTGAGCTGCTTAATCAAATGGACGGCTTCGACCAGAACGTCAACGTCAAG GTGATCATGGCCACCAACAGAGCAGACACACTGGACCCAGCCCTGCTACGCCCTGGTCGTCTGGACAGAAAGATTGAGTTCCCCCTCCCCGACCGCAGGCAGAAACGTCTCATTTTCTCCACCATCACCAGTAAAATGAACCTCTCCGAGGAGGTTGACCTGGAGGACT ATGTGGCCAGACCAGACAAGATCTCTGGGGCTGATATCAACTCCATCTGCCAGGAG GCTGGCATGTTGGCAGTGCGTGAGAACAGGTATATCGTCCTGGCCAAAGACTTCGAAAAAGCTTACAAGACCGTGATCAAAAAGGATGAGCAGGAGCACGAGTTCTACAAGTAG
- the psmc4 gene encoding 26S proteasome regulatory subunit 6B isoform X2, which translates to MQEDMPATLSSRPQTGLSFLAPEPEDLEDLYSRYKKLQQELEFLEVQEEYIKDEQKNLKKEFLHAQEEVKRIQSIPLVIGQFLEAVDQNTAIVGSTTGSNYYVRILSTIDRELLKPNASVALHKHSNALVDVLPPEADSSIMMLTSDQKPDVMYADIGGMDIQKQEVREAVELPLTHFELYKQIGIDPPRGVLMYGPPGCGKTMLAKAVAHHTTAAFIRVVGSEFVQKYLGEGPRMVRDVFRLAKENAPAIIFIDEIDAIATKRFDAQTGADREVQRILLELLNQMDGFDQNVNVKVIMATNRADTLDPALLRPGRLDRKIEFPLPDRRQKRLIFSTITSKMNLSEEVDLEDYVARPDKISGADINSICQEAGMLAVRENRYIVLAKDFEKAYKTVIKKDEQEHEFYK; encoded by the exons ATGCAG GAAGACATGCCGGCCACACTGAGCTCCAGACCCCAGACAGGTCTGTCCTTCCTGGCACCAGAACCAGAGGATCTCGAGGACCTGTACAGCAGATATAAG aagctgcagcaggagctggagttcctggaggtgcaggaggagtATATTAAGGATGAACAGAAAAACTTGAAGAAAGAGTTTCTCCACGctcaggaggaggtgaagaggataCAGAGCATCCCACTAGTCATTGGCCAGTTCCTGGAAGCTGTTGACCAGAATACAGCTATTGTTGGCTCCACTACAG GGTCCAACTACTATGTGCGCATCCTGAGCACCATCGACAGAGAGCTGCTGAAGCCCAACGCCTCAGTGGccttgcacaaacacagcaacgCCCTGGTAGATGTGCTCCCTCCTGAAGCTGACAGTAGCATCATGATGCTGACATCAG ACCAAAAGCCAGATGTGATGTATGCTGACATTGGTGGTATGGATATCCAGAAGCAGGAAGTTAGAGAGGCAGTGGAGCTGCCACTTACTCACTTTGAACTCTACAAACAG ATTGGTATTGACCCACCCAGGGGTGTCCTTATGTACGGACCTCCAGGTTGTGGTAAGACCATGTTGGCCAAGGCTGTGGCACACCACACTACAG cTGCGTTCATCCGTGTGGTGGGCTCTGAGTTTGTTCAGAAGTATTTGGGTGAAGGCCCTCGTATGGTGCGTGATGTCTTCAGGCTGGCCAAGGAAAATGCTCCTGCCATCATTTTCATTGATGAGATTGATGCTATTGCCACTAAGCGTTTTGATGCACAGACTGGAG CTGACAGGGAGGTGCAGAGAATCTTGCTTGAGCTGCTTAATCAAATGGACGGCTTCGACCAGAACGTCAACGTCAAG GTGATCATGGCCACCAACAGAGCAGACACACTGGACCCAGCCCTGCTACGCCCTGGTCGTCTGGACAGAAAGATTGAGTTCCCCCTCCCCGACCGCAGGCAGAAACGTCTCATTTTCTCCACCATCACCAGTAAAATGAACCTCTCCGAGGAGGTTGACCTGGAGGACT ATGTGGCCAGACCAGACAAGATCTCTGGGGCTGATATCAACTCCATCTGCCAGGAG GCTGGCATGTTGGCAGTGCGTGAGAACAGGTATATCGTCCTGGCCAAAGACTTCGAAAAAGCTTACAAGACCGTGATCAAAAAGGATGAGCAGGAGCACGAGTTCTACAAGTAG
- the LOC109633494 gene encoding uncharacterized protein isoform X1 — translation MSSCQGDNDTVHLTGANYSSEQHTIDDATLRFSSCSGCRLFSAREESTRTRGAGSCCLVTVHQPPVVTAALGQDVIMWCELILTPNDTLVTAPVLYWVFASQDAEEHRLWKPSEIYEGRVQLLDENNFSNKSLLLKNVQWTDNGRYNCKLSITTEKAKSFRCKGNYTLLMIYDAMTFDLTAHNDSLLHCEINVTRETGLVLSIVHNNTDIDNGWKPQSVDSAPGVPVVALPYVTLSKTISLRDAGKYECRLHLSEELITKSIFHHILPDSGVVEFPEPWFLYGGLLLVQVTILLGLVTALLCRC, via the exons ATGTCTTCCTGTCAAGGTGACAACGACACAGTACATTTAACAGGAGCTAACTACAGCAGTGAACAACACACCATCGACGATGCTACACTGCGTTTCAGCTCATGTTCAGGGTGCAGACTGTTTTCAGCCCGAGAGGAAAGCACAAGAACACGAGGTGCAG GTTCTTGCTGCCTGGTCACAGTTCACCAGCCCCCTGTGGTCACCGCTGCTCTGGGTCAGGATGTCATCATGTGGTGCGAGCTCATCCTCACCCCCAATGACACGTTGGTGACTGCACCGGTTCTGTACTGGGTGTTTGCGTCACAGGACGCTGAGGAGCACAGACTGTGGAAACCATCTGAGATATATGAGGGACGTGTACAACTCCTCGACGAAAACAACTTTTCAAACAAGTCCTTGCTTCTCAAAAATGTCCAGTGGACAGATAACGGGAGGTACAACTGCAAACTGTCCATAACCACAGAGAAGGCCAAAAGTTTCAGGTGTAAAGGAAATTACACTTTATTGATGATTTACG AcgccatgacctttgaccttaccGCCCACAACGACTCTCTGCTCCACTGTGAAATAAACGTGACACGGGAGACAGGATTGGTTTTGTctattgttcacaacaacactgacattGACAATGGATGGAAACCACAATCTGTCGACTCGGCTCCGGGAGTCCCTGTAGTGGCTCTGCCCTATGTCACACTCTCTAAGACCATCTCCCTGAGGGACGCCGGAAAATATGAGTGTCGGCTGCACCTGAGTGAAGAGCTGATAACGAAAAGCATCTTCCACCACATTTTGCCTG ACTCAGGTGTGGTGGAGTTTCCAGAGCCGTGGTTCCTGTACGGGGGTCTACTTCTGGTTCAAGTCACCATCCTGCTGGGTCTGGTAACTGCCCTGCTGTGCAGATGCTGA
- the LOC109633494 gene encoding uncharacterized protein isoform X2, translating into MIIISFCEWHRNIILTKWVWRAWVFLYFTVSGSCCLVTVHQPPVVTAALGQDVIMWCELILTPNDTLVTAPVLYWVFASQDAEEHRLWKPSEIYEGRVQLLDENNFSNKSLLLKNVQWTDNGRYNCKLSITTEKAKSFRCKGNYTLLMIYDAMTFDLTAHNDSLLHCEINVTRETGLVLSIVHNNTDIDNGWKPQSVDSAPGVPVVALPYVTLSKTISLRDAGKYECRLHLSEELITKSIFHHILPDSGVVEFPEPWFLYGGLLLVQVTILLGLVTALLCRC; encoded by the exons ATGATAATAATCTCTTTTTGTGAATGGCATCGCAACATAATTTTGACAAAATGGGTCTGGAGAGCGTGGGTGTTTCTCTACTTTACGGTCTCAG GTTCTTGCTGCCTGGTCACAGTTCACCAGCCCCCTGTGGTCACCGCTGCTCTGGGTCAGGATGTCATCATGTGGTGCGAGCTCATCCTCACCCCCAATGACACGTTGGTGACTGCACCGGTTCTGTACTGGGTGTTTGCGTCACAGGACGCTGAGGAGCACAGACTGTGGAAACCATCTGAGATATATGAGGGACGTGTACAACTCCTCGACGAAAACAACTTTTCAAACAAGTCCTTGCTTCTCAAAAATGTCCAGTGGACAGATAACGGGAGGTACAACTGCAAACTGTCCATAACCACAGAGAAGGCCAAAAGTTTCAGGTGTAAAGGAAATTACACTTTATTGATGATTTACG AcgccatgacctttgaccttaccGCCCACAACGACTCTCTGCTCCACTGTGAAATAAACGTGACACGGGAGACAGGATTGGTTTTGTctattgttcacaacaacactgacattGACAATGGATGGAAACCACAATCTGTCGACTCGGCTCCGGGAGTCCCTGTAGTGGCTCTGCCCTATGTCACACTCTCTAAGACCATCTCCCTGAGGGACGCCGGAAAATATGAGTGTCGGCTGCACCTGAGTGAAGAGCTGATAACGAAAAGCATCTTCCACCACATTTTGCCTG ACTCAGGTGTGGTGGAGTTTCCAGAGCCGTGGTTCCTGTACGGGGGTCTACTTCTGGTTCAAGTCACCATCCTGCTGGGTCTGGTAACTGCCCTGCTGTGCAGATGCTGA